Proteins encoded together in one Rossellomorea sp. y25 window:
- the hisC gene encoding histidinol-phosphate transaminase: MKRLAASTHNIVQIAGTIFEREDKLTRESTPFIHEEGGDSCMALKFKTREAVSHIAPYVLGKTLSDLQKEHGLSSIRKLSENENIYGCSPKVKQWFKENGSDLFLYPDGAAVDLSHKVATFLGVPKEQLVFGNGSDEVIRLLTRAYLSNGDAAIMADVTFPRYQTNVFLEGGTPIIVPLVNGTHDLQAMHDQITPSTKMIFVCNPNNPTGTIVGKKELLEFIGRVPSHILVVVDEAYMEYVTTDDYLETLPLLSTFENLIVLRTFSKIYGLAGLRVGFGVMNQEIAEQLRKVKDVFNVNTVAQKSAIIALEDQAFIRECTHKNEQGRLFLEGEFDRLGVSYFPSQSNFIMVDTGLNGDTVSYELVKRGLVVRSGTLLGYPTTVRVTIGTEEDNKRFIQALEDILQSEGVK; the protein is encoded by the coding sequence ATGAAGAGATTAGCTGCTTCTACTCATAATATCGTACAGATTGCGGGTACTATATTTGAACGAGAAGATAAGCTAACACGTGAGTCAACCCCCTTCATCCATGAGGAAGGCGGGGATTCATGTATGGCACTGAAGTTCAAAACAAGAGAAGCGGTCTCACATATCGCTCCATATGTGCTGGGGAAAACGCTCTCAGACTTACAGAAGGAGCATGGTCTGAGCTCTATCAGAAAGCTATCAGAAAATGAAAACATATATGGCTGCTCTCCAAAAGTGAAGCAGTGGTTTAAAGAAAACGGAAGCGACTTGTTTTTGTATCCAGACGGAGCTGCCGTCGACCTTAGTCATAAGGTAGCGACATTTTTAGGAGTGCCTAAGGAACAGCTCGTGTTTGGGAATGGCTCGGATGAAGTGATCCGATTATTGACGAGGGCCTATTTGAGTAACGGTGACGCAGCCATTATGGCGGACGTTACTTTTCCCAGGTATCAAACCAATGTGTTCTTAGAAGGGGGCACCCCGATTATCGTTCCTTTAGTCAACGGTACTCATGACCTGCAAGCGATGCACGACCAGATCACCCCGAGCACCAAGATGATCTTTGTGTGTAATCCCAATAATCCTACCGGGACCATCGTCGGAAAGAAAGAGCTCCTGGAATTTATCGGGAGGGTACCGTCGCATATATTGGTGGTAGTGGATGAAGCCTATATGGAATACGTCACAACCGATGATTATTTAGAAACCTTGCCGCTGCTGTCAACATTCGAAAATCTGATTGTTCTTAGAACATTTTCAAAGATATATGGCCTTGCGGGATTAAGAGTCGGTTTCGGCGTCATGAACCAAGAAATAGCTGAACAGCTCCGAAAAGTGAAAGATGTCTTCAATGTAAATACGGTTGCTCAGAAGTCAGCGATTATCGCCCTTGAAGATCAGGCATTTATAAGAGAGTGTACTCATAAGAACGAGCAGGGTCGCCTCTTTTTAGAAGGGGAGTTTGACCGTCTGGGTGTATCCTATTTCCCCTCTCAATCGAACTTTATCATGGTGGATACCGGATTGAATGGTGACACGGTCTCATATGAGCTTGTGAAAAGGGGATTGGTCGTCCGTTCAGGAACTCTTCTTGGGTACCCAACGACCGTACGGGTCACGATTGGAACAGAAGAGGATAACAAGAGGTTCATACAAGCGTTGGAAGATATTTTACAAAGTGAAGGGGTGAAATAG
- a CDS encoding flavin reductase family protein produces MDIKPHTLQWQDAYKLMIGSILPRPIAFVSSLDEGGNANLAPYSFFTAICADPMLVCFSPMRKGKDGSKKDTLENIEKTKEFVINIVSEEFVEKMNNCAIEYESGVDEFEQVGLTKEESIMVKPPGVSESKVQLECVLHEVLHFGDHPGAGSLVIGKVECVRIDDELYYDGKIDSEKLKPVGRLAGQMYTKPLSDSFELIRKR; encoded by the coding sequence ATGGATATCAAACCGCATACTCTTCAGTGGCAGGATGCTTATAAATTAATGATTGGCTCGATTTTACCGCGTCCGATTGCGTTCGTTTCATCTCTTGATGAAGGAGGGAATGCGAATCTTGCACCATACAGCTTTTTTACGGCCATTTGTGCCGACCCGATGCTCGTCTGCTTCTCTCCCATGAGAAAGGGAAAGGATGGCAGCAAAAAAGATACCCTTGAAAATATCGAAAAGACGAAGGAATTCGTCATCAATATCGTCAGTGAAGAGTTCGTGGAGAAAATGAATAATTGTGCCATCGAATATGAATCTGGCGTTGATGAATTCGAACAAGTCGGTCTGACGAAGGAAGAGTCCATCATGGTAAAGCCTCCTGGAGTATCTGAAAGCAAGGTTCAATTAGAATGCGTTCTTCATGAGGTTCTCCACTTCGGCGATCATCCTGGTGCAGGGAGTCTTGTGATCGGGAAGGTAGAATGCGTCAGAATCGATGACGAACTCTATTACGACGGCAAAATAGATTCAGAGAAGTTAAAGCCGGTAGGAAGACTGGCTGGACAAATGTACACCAAACCATTATCCGATTCATTTGAATTGATCCGAAAAAGGTGA
- a CDS encoding fumarylacetoacetate hydrolase family protein — protein MKLVSFLKEGEVRAGKVQDELVVDIHAVSGGLLPKDMLSIIELGDEGLKRMKELGTFSEKDKGVYSLRDVTLLSPIPRPVSIRDFYAFEEHVKTARKRRGLDVVPEWYDIPVFYFTNHLAIKGPGDHIAKPAGCEWLDYELEIACVIGREGKTISKENAEDHIYGYFIMNDWSARDIQKHEMKVGLGPAKGKDFATSFGPYLVTKDELETYRKGNRFDLPMSAKVNGILLSEGNYQDIHYTFADMIERASQDVTLYPGEVIGSGTVGTGCILELGPETHPWLKSGDLVELEIRGLGVLSNTIAKKREEENHVLSSTGENTSQTSHHV, from the coding sequence GTGAAGCTGGTTAGCTTTTTAAAAGAAGGAGAAGTAAGAGCGGGAAAAGTTCAGGATGAACTTGTCGTAGACATCCATGCTGTGAGCGGAGGTTTGCTCCCTAAAGATATGTTATCCATCATCGAGCTTGGAGACGAAGGCCTAAAACGGATGAAGGAGCTCGGCACCTTTTCAGAAAAAGACAAAGGAGTGTATTCACTACGTGATGTCACCCTGTTGTCGCCGATTCCAAGGCCTGTCAGCATACGTGATTTCTATGCATTTGAAGAGCATGTGAAAACGGCACGTAAACGGAGGGGACTCGATGTGGTTCCAGAATGGTATGACATCCCCGTCTTTTATTTTACCAATCACTTAGCTATAAAAGGTCCTGGCGATCACATCGCAAAACCTGCTGGATGTGAGTGGCTCGATTATGAATTGGAAATCGCCTGCGTTATTGGCAGAGAAGGAAAAACCATTTCAAAAGAAAACGCAGAAGACCATATATACGGCTATTTCATCATGAATGATTGGAGTGCCAGAGACATCCAGAAGCATGAGATGAAAGTAGGACTTGGACCCGCGAAAGGAAAGGATTTTGCCACTTCTTTCGGTCCTTATTTAGTGACGAAGGATGAACTGGAAACCTATCGCAAGGGAAACCGTTTTGATCTTCCTATGTCGGCAAAAGTGAATGGGATACTTTTATCCGAGGGGAATTATCAGGACATCCATTATACTTTTGCAGACATGATCGAGCGCGCCTCGCAAGACGTCACCCTGTATCCCGGCGAAGTGATTGGATCTGGAACTGTTGGAACAGGATGTATATTGGAGCTGGGTCCTGAAACGCATCCATGGTTGAAGTCGGGGGACTTGGTGGAATTAGAGATTAGAGGATTAGGAGTCTTGAGTAATACGATTGCAAAGAAAAGAGAGGAGGAGAACCATGTACTATCGTCAACTGGGGAAAATACCTCACAAACGTCACACCATGTTTAA
- a CDS encoding homogentisate 1,2-dioxygenase: protein MYYRQLGKIPHKRHTMFKKDDGTLYREQVMGTKGFSGTQSILYHHHLPTAVAKTEYLGSYMPEFEEEGALRHRHFFTDRVEKKGCALKSREYLLGNSDLLIGTAYVTEKMTSFYRNGDGDEMLYIHFGKGQVETMFGTLTYGKGDYVVIPIGTIYRVVPEEETKMLIVESFSQITTPRRYRNEYGQLLEHSPFCERDLRGPERLATMDEEGEFEVITKSRGALHSHVLNHHPLDVVGWDGYLYPWVFNIEDFEPITGRVHQPPPVHQTFEGHNFVVCSFVPRLYDYHPESIPAPYNHSNVNSDELLYYVEGNFMSRKGIKEGSITLHPSGIPHGPHPGTTEASIGKKETLELAVMIDTFKPLKIVKKAKDVEDPNYMFTWV from the coding sequence ATGTACTATCGTCAACTGGGGAAAATACCTCACAAACGTCACACCATGTTTAAAAAGGATGATGGCACGCTCTACAGGGAGCAGGTCATGGGGACGAAGGGGTTCTCGGGAACACAGTCGATTCTGTATCATCATCATTTGCCGACGGCTGTGGCGAAGACAGAGTATTTAGGGAGTTATATGCCGGAGTTTGAGGAAGAGGGTGCTCTCCGTCATCGACATTTCTTTACAGACAGAGTCGAGAAAAAAGGCTGTGCCTTAAAGAGCCGTGAATATTTACTCGGTAATTCGGACTTATTGATTGGAACAGCCTATGTCACAGAAAAGATGACAAGCTTTTACCGAAATGGTGATGGAGATGAAATGCTATATATCCATTTTGGTAAAGGGCAGGTAGAGACGATGTTCGGAACCCTCACCTATGGAAAAGGGGATTATGTGGTGATTCCGATCGGGACCATCTACCGTGTCGTTCCTGAAGAAGAGACGAAGATGCTGATCGTCGAGTCCTTCAGTCAGATTACCACACCTCGCCGTTATCGAAATGAGTACGGACAATTACTGGAGCACAGTCCGTTTTGTGAGCGGGATTTACGAGGACCTGAGAGGCTTGCAACGATGGATGAAGAAGGAGAATTCGAAGTGATCACCAAATCAAGGGGAGCGCTTCATTCCCATGTGTTAAATCATCATCCACTGGACGTTGTCGGCTGGGATGGTTATCTTTATCCTTGGGTATTCAACATTGAGGACTTTGAGCCGATCACAGGGCGTGTGCATCAGCCGCCTCCTGTTCATCAAACGTTTGAAGGGCATAACTTCGTTGTCTGCTCATTTGTTCCAAGACTATATGACTACCATCCGGAATCGATTCCGGCTCCTTATAATCACAGCAACGTGAACAGCGATGAGCTGCTGTACTATGTGGAAGGAAACTTCATGAGCAGAAAGGGAATCAAAGAAGGATCGATTACCCTCCATCCGAGCGGGATTCCACACGGTCCACATCCAGGAACGACAGAAGCCAGTATCGGGAAAAAAGAAACCCTGGAGCTTGCCGTTATGATCGATACTTTCAAACCGTTGAAGATCGTTAAAAAAGCAAAGGATGTCGAAGATCCGAATTATATGTTTACATGGGTGTAA
- the ilvE gene encoding branched-chain-amino-acid transaminase, translating to MNEQWIYLDGQYVKKEDAVVSVYDHGFLYGDGVFEGIRMYDGNVFRLEEHVDRLYDSAKSIMLHIEVSKEEMCDIIVDTLKKNQLENAYIRVVISRGVGNLGLDPFTCRKPQIIVIAEQLALFPKSLYETGIDIVTVASRRNRADVLSPKVKSLNYLNNILVKIEANLAGVSEALMLNDQGYVAEGSADNIFIVKKGKILTPPGYVGALEGITRNAIIEIAEKLGFEMKEEVFTRHDVYTADEVFLTGTAAEVIAVVKVDGRVIGEGKPGKYTTQLLQEFRNTVTQDGRKVYKQNAQVG from the coding sequence ATGAACGAACAATGGATCTACTTAGACGGGCAATACGTAAAAAAGGAAGACGCAGTTGTATCTGTGTACGACCATGGTTTTCTATATGGAGATGGAGTGTTCGAAGGGATTCGAATGTACGATGGGAATGTGTTCCGTCTAGAAGAACATGTTGATCGCCTTTATGACTCTGCGAAATCAATCATGTTGCATATCGAAGTATCGAAAGAAGAGATGTGTGACATTATCGTCGATACATTGAAAAAGAATCAACTAGAGAATGCCTACATACGTGTGGTCATTTCTAGAGGTGTTGGAAACTTAGGGTTGGATCCATTTACTTGTAGAAAACCACAAATCATTGTCATTGCAGAACAATTAGCCCTGTTCCCTAAAAGCTTATACGAAACAGGCATCGATATCGTTACAGTAGCAAGCCGCCGTAACCGTGCAGATGTTCTTTCACCAAAGGTTAAATCCTTAAACTACTTAAATAATATTCTGGTAAAAATCGAAGCCAATCTGGCTGGTGTAAGTGAAGCGTTAATGCTTAACGATCAAGGATATGTAGCTGAAGGATCAGCCGACAATATCTTCATTGTCAAAAAAGGAAAAATCTTAACCCCGCCCGGATATGTAGGGGCCCTTGAAGGAATCACCCGTAATGCAATCATCGAGATTGCCGAAAAGCTCGGATTCGAGATGAAGGAAGAAGTCTTCACCCGTCATGATGTATATACAGCGGATGAAGTGTTCTTAACTGGGACAGCTGCAGAAGTCATTGCCGTTGTAAAGGTTGATGGCCGCGTAATCGGTGAAGGGAAACCTGGAAAGTATACAACCCAATTATTGCAGGAGTTCAGAAACACTGTCACGCAAGATGGAAGAAAAGTTTACAAACAAAATGCTCAAGTTGGCTAA
- the ilvD gene encoding dihydroxy-acid dehydratase yields the protein MRSDMIKKGIDRAPHRSLLYATGVKLEDLEKPFIGVCNSYIDIIPGHMHLNGFAQVVKEAIREAGGIPFEFNTIGVDDGIAMGHIGMRYSLPSRELIADSAETVINAHWFDGVFYIPNCDKITPGMLMSAVRTNVPSVFVSGGPMEAGVSSEGKPLSLVSVFEGVGAHQSGRMTAEQLLDIEANACPTCGSCSGMFTANSMNSLMEMLGMAPPGNGTIVATSDERHQLIKDAAKYLVEMVKKDIKPRDIITEDTIDDAFALDMAMGGSTNTVLHTLAIANEAEIDYDINRINKVAERVPYLSKISPASDYSMQDVHNAGGVSAIIKELCEMGAVHKDRITVTGKSLYENVQDAHIQNDDVIRRRDNAHSPVGGLSVLFGNIAPNGGVIKVGAVDPSIKTFMGEAIVYESQDDALAGIESGEVKEGHVVVIRYEGPKGGPGMPEMLAPTAAIAGRGLEKKVALMTDGRFSGASRGISIGHVSPEAAEGGPIGVVENGDPIFIDLTNRTISLMVSETELQFRQKEWVQPPPKIRKGYLARYAKLVTSASTGGILKTE from the coding sequence GTGCGAAGTGACATGATCAAAAAAGGAATCGACCGGGCTCCTCACCGCAGTTTACTGTACGCTACGGGAGTGAAGCTTGAAGACTTGGAAAAACCATTCATCGGGGTGTGTAACTCATACATTGATATCATTCCCGGTCATATGCATTTAAACGGATTTGCCCAAGTGGTAAAAGAAGCGATCCGGGAAGCGGGCGGCATTCCATTCGAATTCAATACAATCGGTGTTGACGATGGGATCGCCATGGGACATATCGGGATGAGGTACTCATTACCAAGTCGGGAACTGATCGCCGACTCAGCAGAAACCGTCATCAATGCTCACTGGTTTGACGGAGTGTTCTACATTCCAAACTGTGACAAGATCACACCGGGAATGCTCATGTCGGCAGTCCGGACGAATGTCCCTTCTGTCTTTGTATCGGGAGGCCCGATGGAAGCGGGGGTTTCGAGCGAAGGGAAGCCATTATCACTCGTATCCGTTTTCGAGGGAGTTGGGGCCCATCAGTCAGGAAGGATGACGGCTGAACAGCTTCTTGACATAGAAGCCAATGCATGTCCGACTTGCGGATCATGCTCGGGGATGTTCACAGCGAACTCCATGAATTCCCTGATGGAAATGCTCGGGATGGCTCCTCCGGGAAATGGAACAATCGTTGCCACCTCTGATGAGCGACATCAGTTAATCAAGGATGCGGCCAAATATTTAGTGGAAATGGTAAAGAAGGATATTAAACCAAGAGACATCATTACGGAAGATACAATCGACGATGCATTTGCTTTAGATATGGCTATGGGAGGTTCCACCAATACCGTCCTTCATACACTAGCCATTGCGAATGAGGCGGAGATTGATTACGACATCAACCGTATCAATAAAGTCGCAGAACGAGTACCTTATTTATCCAAGATAAGCCCAGCCTCTGATTACTCCATGCAGGACGTTCATAATGCTGGAGGGGTCAGCGCCATTATTAAAGAATTATGTGAAATGGGGGCTGTACACAAGGATCGAATCACGGTAACAGGAAAGTCCCTTTATGAGAACGTACAAGATGCTCATATTCAAAATGACGATGTCATCCGTCGCAGGGACAACGCTCACAGTCCAGTCGGAGGATTATCCGTACTCTTTGGAAATATTGCTCCAAATGGTGGGGTCATCAAAGTCGGAGCAGTCGACCCGTCCATCAAAACCTTTATGGGTGAAGCGATTGTATACGAATCCCAGGATGACGCCCTTGCTGGAATTGAAAGTGGAGAAGTGAAAGAAGGGCATGTAGTGGTGATCCGTTATGAAGGGCCAAAGGGTGGTCCGGGGATGCCGGAGATGCTGGCACCAACGGCAGCCATTGCAGGAAGAGGCCTGGAAAAGAAAGTGGCACTCATGACAGACGGTCGATTTTCAGGAGCATCACGAGGCATTTCAATCGGTCATGTCTCACCGGAAGCTGCTGAAGGAGGACCAATCGGTGTTGTTGAAAATGGAGATCCCATCTTCATAGATTTAACGAATCGAACGATTTCCCTCATGGTTTCAGAAACGGAACTTCAGTTCAGGCAAAAGGAGTGGGTACAGCCCCCTCCGAAGATCAGAAAAGGTTACTTAGCACGATATGCCAAGCTTGTAACATCAGCTAGTACAGGTGGAATTTTGAAAACGGAATAA